The window ACGCGACGGCGCAAGCGCCGCGCCCAATCTCATCAAGCCGCGCGTCTTCGATATGACCCCCAAGCCCACGCATCACCAGCCGCGCGCCAAAGCGATGATCTCGCTGTTCATGAACGGCGGACCCAGTCATATCGATCTCTTCGAGCCCAAGCCCGAGTTGGCCAAACGCGATGGCCAGGATTACCCCGGCGAGGTCGTCTATAGCTTCGTCAATCGCGCCAGCAAAAAACTGCTCGCCAGCCCGTGGAAGTTCGAAAAACGTGGCCAGTCCGGCATCGAACTCTCCGAGCTATTGCCTCACTTGGCCGAAGTGGTCGACGACATCGCCTTGATCCGCTCGATGCACACCGATATCAACGGCCATGAGCCTTCCATCTGGTCGATGAACACCGGCAAGGCCCAGCCCGGCCGACCGGCGCTCGGCTCCTGGGTCACCTATGGCCTCGGCGCCGAAACCGACAATCTCCCCGCCTATGTGGTGCTGCCCGATCCGGGCGGACTCCCTGTCGATGGCGTGCGCAACTGGTCCAACGGCTGGATGCCGCCGCTGTTTCAAGGCACGGTGGCCCGCACCCAGGAACCACGCATCCTCAATCTCGATCCCCCCGCGCACCTGCACGGCGCGCCGCAGCGACAAAATCTGGAGCTATTGGCCGCGCTCAATCGCGATCACCTCACGCGCCACCCGGGCGAAAGCGACCTGGAAGCCCGTATTGCCAGCTACGAACTCGCGGCGCGCATGCAAACCGCGGCCAAGGAAGCGTTCGACATCTCGAGCGAGAGCCAGGCCACTCGCGCGCTCTACGGACTCGACAATCCAGACACCGCCGAATACGGCGCGCGACTGGTAATCGCCCGCCGCTTGATCGAGCGCGGCGTGCGCTTCGTGCAGGTCTTCATCGCCGGGCAGATCTGGGACAACCACACCGGCATTCGCGGCGCGTTGCCGCCGTGCTGCAAGAAAACCGATCAACCTGCCGCCGCGCTCATCAAAGATCTCAAGAGCCGCGGGCTGCTCGAGTCGACGATCGTCCACTGGGGCGGCGAGATCGGCCGGCTCCCCGTGACCGAGGGAACCGGCGCCGCCGATCAGGTGGGCCGCGACCACAACGGCCAAGGCTTTAGCATGTGGCTCGCCGGCGGCGGCATTCGCGGCGGTGTGGCCCACGGCGCCACCGACGAGTTCGGCCACCGCGCCGTCGTCGATCCCGTCAGCACCAACGATTACCACGCCACGCTCATGCACCTGCTGGGCATCGACCACACCCGCTTGACCTATCTCTACAACGGTCAGGAACAGCGCCTCACCGACAATCAATCCTGCCGCATCGTGCAAGAAATCCTCGCCTGATCTTTATTTCCCCTCTGCGTCCCTGCGTCTCCGCGGTTGTTCTTCCTCACTCAAGCCAAAAACTGGCCTTCATCGATAGGTCGTGCGGTGCAAGCCTGGCCGTAGCGCGCCGAGACGGAGATCGCGCGTCAAAGTGAGTGCTGACCTTCTGCCAGCTCTTTTCAAACAGTTTGCTTTGCGTCCTCTACCAGGCACTCCGCCAACTGCGCCTGAGCGCGGCCGACGACCGTCAGGAACTCCGGGTAGCT is drawn from Pirellulales bacterium and contains these coding sequences:
- a CDS encoding DUF1501 domain-containing protein; translation: MSHTSREAFLPATVNRRQFLSRNALGIGSLALASLLERDGASAAPNLIKPRVFDMTPKPTHHQPRAKAMISLFMNGGPSHIDLFEPKPELAKRDGQDYPGEVVYSFVNRASKKLLASPWKFEKRGQSGIELSELLPHLAEVVDDIALIRSMHTDINGHEPSIWSMNTGKAQPGRPALGSWVTYGLGAETDNLPAYVVLPDPGGLPVDGVRNWSNGWMPPLFQGTVARTQEPRILNLDPPAHLHGAPQRQNLELLAALNRDHLTRHPGESDLEARIASYELAARMQTAAKEAFDISSESQATRALYGLDNPDTAEYGARLVIARRLIERGVRFVQVFIAGQIWDNHTGIRGALPPCCKKTDQPAAALIKDLKSRGLLESTIVHWGGEIGRLPVTEGTGAADQVGRDHNGQGFSMWLAGGGIRGGVAHGATDEFGHRAVVDPVSTNDYHATLMHLLGIDHTRLTYLYNGQEQRLTDNQSCRIVQEILA